The Oryzias latipes chromosome 16, ASM223467v1 genomic sequence cTCCGCTCTACTGCTACCCTggagcccctcacaaccccaagctaacattagcagtgtaaCATGAATGGCGAgcgatatcagagctatccagccgtaaagtTCTGATGCAGATTCCAACtcaacgaggaaaacaaagacgcacacggattggatttttttcttcaaagccaaaagATTCACAATAGAGATGTAGAGGTAGGTACCACAACAGATGTGGCTGCGCACGCCGTTTGCACATGTTCACTTCACCATTGAAGAACTTGGTTTTGGAATTGGAAAATATTAAGGGTTAATATATGTGTCGTGGTGCTTACTGGGACGGCTTATCAATTTGGAACAAGGTACAGTGGACTTTTGTGAGCCAACTTCAGCTTTCTTATGACTTTGGATCCATTTCACGGCTTCTATCATTTGTGGTCACCAACTTTTATCTCTGCACCACAGAAGGTTGTGGCTTGTGGTCCCTGTACTAGAGGAGCCACAACATTGAATTACAGGAATCGAAACAGCGATCTAAAGGAACTACAACAGAGATCTGGAGGAACCACACGTGGCCCTAAGCCTCAGGTTCCAGACCCCTGGTCTTCACTGTAAAGACCAGATTTCCTAACTGGAGAGGTGGAACCTACTGTTTCTCTGTTTGAGGAACTACTCCTGAGCCGGTGTTGATATATTTCTCCTGTGACTGAAAGGTCTTTTGTCAGATGACGTATCTTGTGTTTGACTCTCTGGTCGTGTCGCTCGGAAGGTCAGATCATCCATCCAGCTCGTCCATCGTCTACACAGAGAGAGACGTCGATTCTGCTCTGAAAACGCTGATCTCTGTCTCCGGAAGACGGCGGGAGAAAGGTGAGAAGACTGACGACAGAGCGAAGGCTCCGGGATTCAGCGGCATGTTTGTTCTTGATGACGGAAACTGTTCAGAATGAAGACTAACACGTTTGTCGGATTTCACATCCGGAAGTGAGGACGGCTCTCACCGATAGATACTAGCGCGGACGGGTTAGGTTCGGTTTACCGTGTGTAGTTAATGCTAAATAGGTTGTTAACGTGGATTCTAATCTTCAGATTAAAAGCTCCAGATACTATAAAGACGAGGGACTGCGCTAATTTTAGATTCATTGATGGTTTCCGTTCTCCTGCAGAGGCTTACCTGCATGCTAACCATCCTCAGCTGGATCTTCAGCTTCCTACTCGGTCTGTGGCCCCGCCCCTACCCGACCAGTGAACGGGATGACGTTTAAGCAATCGCCAATGGGATcgtagttttttcttttgtttaatttttgttaaaCTTCTGCATCTGGAAGTGATCATGGAAGTTGAACCATAGACTGTATAGagtactggactgagtgactccgccccctggtgttccaaacaggaagtggctccaagaaggcAAAATCCATAGACTTcagtagagaaataaacagctgcttactcagtcattctattgttcagaataaccattctggctcggatacattttttaaacatcttcttgataatcctcatttttttcttaattttttttttttgtcaaaagttCTTCAACTTAtgcactgaccaatcagaggcctcagTAAAAGCAAGTGGCGCCTGCtggcatttgattgacagattctccagagctgctttcagtggaaggggtgtggacttccaacaagcttagtCTTGATTGGCGAGAATAGTTTCCATAGAAATGTGATAAGAATCTGTCGTGTCGCTGTGTGGGCGGTGAAAGGAGTAGCTCAGGTGATGGTCATTCTCAGCTGTTAAAGGAAGATCTGAGCCACCTCTTGTGAGAGCATTCTGCCAGAGCTACCAGCCACTCAACCTTATGGGGAAGGTGCCGCTCGCTGCTATTTAGGGCGGTGTAGACAGGTAGAGCTGTTCCTGTGCAAGGAGGGCCGGGACCAGGAGTTGGCTGGCTGCCGGTGCCCTGCCCCCAGCCAGGACACCTAGCTGATCATCCCTGCCACCCGGAGCAGTCACACCCCGGGGAGCCGGCGGCACTGAACCACAATGCCAATAGCGAGCtctcagttaaaataaataaggtCTCTCTCAATTGAAAGTGTTACAAAAATCAAATTCTTGGGGATTgttatcgatgacaaactaagttggaagtcatacagacacatacaaactaaagtttcaaaaagtatttaaatcataaatataTCTAAACATACAGTTAACGACAGTAGATAGTTATTGTACTGCTCATTGATACTACTATTTTTCACTTACTGTTTAGGTACATCCTCTAATTCTACTTCAGAAATgagccgtcagaattgtacataaagctaTCTTGATTGTACAAACAGTTTATTTGatcaatccagacttttaaaactttatgaccttgttgattttttacACCACACAACTTCTATACGGAGCTAGTGGGAAATCATTGCCATGAAATATCcagaaacagttcttagaaGATGAAGGCGGCTACAAACTGAgaggatgtaggaacttcaagaacCACAAAggaaagtttctgtgtgtcggtgtgtggcactaaactctGGAACGGGTTAAGTAATGAATGttgttcaaatatccaaatattcaagaaaatgtataaagaaactctgatttcatgaTATAAAGATCAGAGgattaaggatcaacaggtgtttgaataattccacatacatgtgtgaacgtgattgtggtgaaataatcaaagctcttttaattacaaccaatgagttttacattgtaatgtgtaataatgattactgaaatgtttgtaTTACAATCAAcaagctattgattttctttacttaatctgcaatgtgtagcaataattactggtttactGTGATAATATGCTCcaatgataatcaatgattttACATATCGGTtaaccgttactgtttactgaatcatgaatgaatgttttctcaagataatcaatcattactaggcactggattttgttaatcaaaagaatctatctgatcagaagtggattacaaaaactatgtaaaactataaaatagaTTAACTCAgttggggtgggattatataaactcgcttcttcccactccttttcaatcAATAATTCAAGCTCCACTTGACTTTAGATGATGATCACTAtgtttaattaagcaaatgagatttaagtgtgtcttttttcagtgttttttaatcCATGCATTTTATAATTTCTGttatgagtttgataaatccgTGTaatctttttattgtattgactACAATTATTTGCctgaaatccatccatccatccatccatccatccatccatccatccatccatccatccatccatccatccatccatccatccatccatccatccatccatccatccatccatccatccatccatccatccatccaacaataaatgtgttgtgttttgtgtagTCATTGTCAGAAACTgtggcactgttttttttaaagcctaataaaagtttttcaattgttttttcttcatttttgaacTACTGCTAAAGTGTTTGTGTGAGAAATCTCTTGGGAAATGTTGTTTGTGCTGCAcctttacacaaacacacacatttaacattttcgaagaaaatacttattttataacttcattttttaaatgatatgattaaaagtaaacaaaaagaaatgagttTGGGCCCTGGAAACAgcaagaaagagaagaaaaaacataaagagtAAATGACTTTCCTTGAGCTGATGGATTACTGGAGACAACCGAAACAAGGTAATGAGTAAAATAACACGAAAGCAGCCTTGATGAGACAGCCATCCAAGGCTAAATAAGACTCTGTCCTCCTGCTTGATTAAACCTGATTAGCCAAAGCTCTGGGACACAGGTCTATTTGAGACCTTTCAAGAGCTGCTCTCCAGAAGAAAgaagtaatttttaaaaataatttgaaagaaTAATTTAGCAGCTGTCAAAAGAGGAGGAACCATCGTCTGACAAAGGATTCAGCAGGTAGACTGAAAACTAACATTTTGCTTCATCGTGCATTTTCCAAGTGAAGAACTGTGATTCTTTAGATGATTGTCATCAGTATGAAGTCTTAAAGGCTTACAGAAAATGAAGTTTAGGCACATGTAAAAGAGAAAGCTCAGCAGGGCCAGAACACATTAAGACTACACTTCCattgagaaaaacatttttatcagaaaTGCAACCTGCAGTAAAAACTCGTACCAAGCAGATAGGAGCATCGACTGGCTTCTTCAGAGATAGTAGTCCTCTGAGAAgattatttgaaaaaactgtGGACTTGGTGCAACAATCTCAAGAAAACAGCAGCACAGTAAACAGACTTAGCTTCTGTTTCAATAGTGACAGCAGAACTATTAATACAATttagtggggtttttttttgcaacagtaGAAACAGTAGAAAACTCAACTTCCATGTGAGCTTCGGacaaaattacaaaagaaaatccTTTGGATTGTGTTTTCATGGCAAATGATACCAAGTAAGTGAAACgttgtggatttattttgtCTGCTATTACAGCAATATacctctttttttatgtatttctgcAGCAAAGGAAGAAAGAGATGTTTTTTGGGGGCAGCGATGAGATGTATAAAGAgtttactttgacatgttctgtCGGCTGCATTCTACCTCACAGGACAAAAACTGtgattaggaaaaaaaacagaccaataAAACAGCTGCTGCTGTAATCATCAGAACAACCCACATATGCATACACACTCACCGATGCACACAATCATACATAAACATGCAGACCCAGAGAGACATATAAGcataaaacacacacccacacacatgcaaacatctaaacaaatacacaagctcacacacacaaatacttaATTACTAATGTTTATAACCTTGTTAGTTACTTATTTGGTCAATAATACTTCTTTAAATCCTTGAATGTTGGGCCTGCAAATATTTGCATGATGCACCTGTCTTTAAGGGTGATGTAATACAGATTTGTTTAAACAATGTTAAAAGACATATGTCTGTTTCTTTTCCTCACagaatgccttttttttacctAATGTGTCACTATCTTGTTACAAATAGTTTGTGCTGCTAGAGCTCTGAATCACTCTAATCTCAAATTCCATTTTATCATGGAAAAAGGCTACTGGCAGATTAATGATGACACTAGTAATTAGTgatcttcaatttttttttttttttttacagtttaaccGGTTCATGTCAAGCTCCCTaaagaatagaaaaataaaataaatatggtgCTGTTAAAGGCTACCATGACACCGGATGATCACAACCAAGAAATTAGATTCACTTTCTTTGCATGACTAAAGGTAATATGAAGTTGTGCCAAGACCACCAAGTTTCTGGTAGAAAATGGGATGTTTGatgccaaaaaacaaatgttccaaTCCAGCTCTAAGTTCTTAGCTATGCAAGAGGCAAACTGCCAtgtctggttttattttattaggaTTTCTAGTTACTGAGTCATTATCTAGacaaaattttttgtttttttccagataatAACTTGATATCTCATTTTCATAGGAAAGCAAAACTTATTCTCTCGATATTATGGAAAACACCTTTATTTTTTGGagatgagaagaaaaacaacagtttactGTAGATGTCAACCAAAATGGAATTGCTGCTTTATAAACCTATTTTGTGTTACCTTGGTACTCCCCTTGGCAGTGTAGACATACAAATAACACCTTTTCTAAgctcatttagaaaaacaacaacataaatacAATACAAGACCTGAAAAGCTGAAAAGAAGATCCGACACGGATGCTCTCGCTTCCTTACTTAGCAACTTTTGTGTCAATTTCCTGAAAGTGGTATCTGCTTTTGTCATTATCTGTTGGTTAACAGCTGAGTGTTTTGGTATTACTGgtcttttttccaaaacattacCATGTATAAATGGTTAACACGTTtactattttctgttttctttttttggttaaacacaaaaacacaggaaaaacaCAGGAACATGAGCCTCCGGACAGAGAAAGAGTCAAGTCAGTGAGTGCAGCACTATGTACAGTTAGCGGGAAGAGAATACCTGTGTTTTGAGTTCCTAATTGTGTTAGAACTAAAACCTGTGAGTtatcaattattttaaaacacattgTATCTTCAAATATGCTGTGATACTGACTATGATTCTTACTTGGTGATATGTtgtcagattttattttcaatattataaatagatgtttattttgattaaaagtgttctaatttttcaaaaacattgtcTTTTTTCACAATTTGATCAAGCTCCTTTAGCTCTAACTTTGAAGTCATGAATACTAATTCAGTAAACCGGACGGACTGCCCAGAGGTGAAGGTCCCCTTCCTCATCTTCTTCACGGTTGGAATCGTGAGCCTGGCTGAGAACTTGCTGGTTGTACTGGCCGTCATACTGAACAGAAACCTGCACTCGCCCATGTACTGCTTCATCTGCAGCCTGGCCGCCTTTAACACCATTGCAAGTCTGACAAAAACCTGGGAGAACCTGATGATAGTTTTTGCTGATGTGGGACAGCTGGAGAAGAGAGGTCCCTCAGAGACAAAGCTGGATGACATGATGGACTCCCTGCTCTGCATGTCATTTGTTGgctccattttcagtttcctaGCCATTGCTGTGGATCGGTACGTAAACAGGAAATACTTCAGAACATTTAGGATGCTCTTTTGCAAACCACTGATTAAGCAATGCAAATGTCCAGACCTTTATCATTAACGCTCACATTTCATTATGGAACTTTAGTCTGCTTCAGACATCTTAAATCAGGTTTTTTCCAGATGACTGCAGAACTACTGCCAAAGTGATCAGAGAGACTGGGAGGAAGGGACTTGATGTATCATATAGAATGAGGAAAGAAGATCAAGgggacttggtggtggaatgaagaAGCTCAGGAGTGCGTTAAAAGGAAAAGGTTCGCTGTGAAAACATGACGCACTGAGAGGACAGAAGGAGGAGTAGATATAGCACAAGCTGAAAGtggaggtggcaaaggccaaacagaggGTGTATGAGGGCTTGTATGACATGTTGGAGGGAAGGAGAAGAGCAAGTGATGGATCTGAGATGGATCTGAACAGGTGATGCAGAGAAACAGAGGGAAGGATAAGCCGCAGGTTAGCGTGACCAAGGCCTCTGATGAAAATATGTTGACAGCTTTGGAAGGAGAACTTTGAAGACATTCTTAAAATGTTAGAGGGCACAAGGTTGAGGCAGGCAGTAGTACATTTTACCAAGGATTCATCCTTTAAACTGAAGTCAGGAAGTCattgaagatgatgaagacagcCAACAACAATCAAAGGTCAATAaagatgcagaacacagtgcaccctttgaaaaaagcatgcaaagttGCACCGGAAGAAATTTACAAAACAGCAAACTGAAAGATGAACCATGATATAGCGAAGACACATTGTAGAGGAAGGTAGACTGAGGTCAGaagtgaacatttgtgagcCACAATGTTTTCATGAACTGTAAAAGAACCACagatgcaatatttgctttgagaatgCCTCTGGAGAAGAACAAGGTCAGAGGGATCTGTACTGTGCCTTTGTAGATCAAGAGAAGGTCTATGACAGAGTGTGACAGGGAGCTGTGGTTTGGATGAGGAAGTCCATGTATAGAAATACGTTGGAGTTGTGCAGGACACGTATGAGGGCtggaagacagtggtgagatggGTTGTAGGTGTGAGAGAGGAGttgaaggtggaggtgggactacactgAGGTCAACGTTGAACCCTgtcttgtttgctgtggtgatggacagactgacagacgaGGTTAGACTGGAATTTCTGTAGACTATGATACTGAACAGTCCAGAAAGTGTAGTAAACAGGTGAAAAGGTGTCTGAAGCTAGTTGGAACGGGTGGAGGAatgtttcaggtgtgatgtgtgactaAACAGTGTTAGAATAATGAAAGGTAAAGGTGTAGAAGACtatggtgagagcagccatgttgctctgatgcagagctggaggcagcagagatgaagatgttgaggttctctttgggagagaccgggatggatcaggaatgaatccatcagaaatCAGATCATACTAAATGTTCTGGAGATCAATGCagagaagcagatggagatgtttGAACACGTGATGATGTTggtgaaaggatgctgaggttggagctaccaggaaagagaggaagaccaaagaggaggttcatggatgtagaggaggacatgagggggTTGGTGTGaatgaggaggatgcagagaaaGGATTAGAGGGACATGCACGATTTACTGTGGGAACCCTAATCAGAACAGCCAAGAGACAAAGAATAAGAAGATCAGATTTAATCATGTTTCATGACTGAAAGGTTTAAATTTTCAGGCTAGCGCACTTCTGAAGATTTTTTTGTGACAATCTGGAGTTGTGATCTCCAAAAACTGTTGAGGGCAGTAATAGCCCTTGaaatcattttctttctgcctttcAGCTACATCACCATCTTCAATGCTCTGCGATACCACAACATCATGACAATGCAGCGAACTGGAGGTATTTTGGTGGTCATCTGGACTACATGTGGTGTGTCAGCTGTGCTGATGGTGAGGTTCTTTGACTTCAAGTTCATCATGATCTgctttgttgtctttttcatCGTTTCTCTGGCTATTATTTGCTTCCTATATGTCTACATGTTTCTGTTGGCACGCATCCATGCCAAGAGCATTGCAGCCCTCCCCCCCGGTAGTGGGGGCAAGTGCCAGCGTCAACGGCGGTGGGCCAGCAACATGAGAGGGGCTCTGACGCTCACCATCCTTTTTGGAGCTTTTGTGGTGTGTTGGGCACCATTTTTCACCCACCTGATCATCATCATGGTGTGCCCCTTGAACCCTTATTGCGAGTGTTACAGATCACTGTTCCAGCTGCACGTGGTGCTGATTATGAGCCATGCCCTCATCGACCCCGCCATCTATGCCTTTCGCAGTGCTGAGCTCAGATACACCTTCAGGAAGATGCTCCTATGTTCAAGCTGGAAGTTGTGCTCATGAGAAAAACATTGAAGTCCACCCCACTGGCATTTGGGGTCACCTGTGTGTGCTGTTTGTCGTTGGACCTTTGGGACTAACACGTTGTGGCTGaagtgttttcttgtttttcagtgTATGTCTGAGAAGTACAATAAGTAAGAGATGGATATAAACTACATTATAATTGCATTTACTTTACATAATTGTGTCTGATtgctaaaaaagtttttaataatGCTAAATTTGCTTGCCAAAGGTCATGAAGTCCCACTTGCAGTGCCACCCTTTGGCCAGTAGTGATGCAGCTTGTTGAGCTCATTCATGACCTCCGTAGTAAAACAATTTTCCGTTAGGTTTGTTGCCACGTCCTCCTAATTCCCATGATGTTTGCTTGATTTAACACTTAACAATGACGATCTAAATCTAAACATTTGTCctgttattttttgttgctgAATGTTTAATGAGTTGTTTGTTACtgagcaaagaaaaacatgtagtAAGACATGGAATTTATACCTGTTGTGAGATTCGAACCCAGGTCACTCTAAGAAAACGATTGACATGAAAACAACATGTTCTCCTGCACCACATGTGCCTGTAGAAATGCCCagggtttctttctttctgaacaaatacacaaacactgATCTCAATAAGACGAGGACATTGCGAAAGATTTGTTCATCCTTGGATTTTCCACATTATTTAAATAGAAACTGCGTGCTTGTGTTGTAAAAGTATGATGGTTTGATAATTTGTTGAGAAAGAATATTTGTCAGCAAAAAATTAAACGTCCCTTAATATTTTTAGTAGTTTATAATTAAAACTaataattttaagaaataaagcaaactagaaaagaaaaacctacGCACATTCAAACCAATACAGTTAGTAAAAGACAGCAAACTAAAGAAAACATATAAGCTTAAAAGAAATACTGCTCCCTATCTGGATTCTACATCAAAAGGCAAATCGTGACTGTGGCCTGAACCTCAGGGCCATCATATGGAATAGCTGTAAAAGTCAGGACAGAATGCATAATGCACAGCGAGAGTGACCACTATAAATTTCCACTAGGTAGCACTAGAAATCTAGTTCTTCTATATGTTATTAATGACACCGTAAAGCAATTTTTCTCCCTGTTCCTACTTATTGTGTCAGGAGCCGGAGCCAGGGCGGGTTTGGTGGGTGTTTTCTCACTTCCggttttgggcttttattttgttacttccttTCAGG encodes the following:
- the LOC101173003 gene encoding adrenocorticotropic hormone receptor isoform X2; the encoded protein is MNTNSVNRTDCPEVKVPFLIFFTVGIVSLAENLLVVLAVILNRNLHSPMYCFICSLAAFNTIASLTKTWENLMIVFADVGQLEKRGPSETKLDDMMDSLLCMSFVGSIFSFLAIAVDRYITIFNALRYHNIMTMQRTGGILVVIWTTCGVSAVLMSIAALPPGSGGKCQRQRRWASNMRGALTLTILFGAFVVCWAPFFTHLIIIMVCPLNPYCECYRSLFQLHVVLIMSHALIDPAIYAFRSAELRYTFRKMLLCSSWKLCS
- the LOC101173003 gene encoding adrenocorticotropic hormone receptor isoform X1, whose translation is MNTNSVNRTDCPEVKVPFLIFFTVGIVSLAENLLVVLAVILNRNLHSPMYCFICSLAAFNTIASLTKTWENLMIVFADVGQLEKRGPSETKLDDMMDSLLCMSFVGSIFSFLAIAVDRYITIFNALRYHNIMTMQRTGGILVVIWTTCGVSAVLMVRFFDFKFIMICFVVFFIVSLAIICFLYVYMFLLARIHAKSIAALPPGSGGKCQRQRRWASNMRGALTLTILFGAFVVCWAPFFTHLIIIMVCPLNPYCECYRSLFQLHVVLIMSHALIDPAIYAFRSAELRYTFRKMLLCSSWKLCS